From the genome of Delphinus delphis chromosome 8, mDelDel1.2, whole genome shotgun sequence, one region includes:
- the BSCL2 gene encoding seipin isoform X3 — MVNDPPVPALLWAQEMGHVLAGRARKLLLQFGVLFCTILLLLWVSVFLYGSFYYSYMPTVSHLSPVHFYYRTDCDSSASLLCSFPVANVSLAKGGRDRVLMYGQPYRVTLELELPESPVNQDLGMFLVTISCYTRGGRIISTSSRSVMLHYRSNLLQMLDTLVFSSLLLFGFAEQKQVLEVELYPEYRENSYVPTTGAVIEIHSKRVQLYGAYLRIHAHFTGLRYLLYNFPMTCAFVGVASNFTFLSVIVLFSYMQWVWRGIWPRHRLSLQVNIRNRDRSHKEVQRRISAHQPGGTGPQGQEESTQLSPITEDRESRADPSEPEGQLSEEEKPDQQPLSGEEELEPEASDGSGSWEDAALLTEANLPVSAPALAPETVGSSEPSTGTVRQRPICSSS; from the exons ATGGTCAATGACCCACCAGTACCTGCCTTACTGTGGGCCCAGGAGATGGGCCACGTCCTGGCAGGCCGTGCCCGCAAGCTGCTCCTGCAGTTCGGGGTGCTCTTCTGTACCATCCTGCTCCTGCTCTGGGTGTCTGTCTTCCTCTATGGCTCCTTCTACTATTCCTACATGCCGACAGTCAGCCACCTCAGCCCCGTGCATTTCTACTACAG GACCGACTGTGATTCCTCCGCCTCCTTACTCTGCTCCTTCCCTGTTGCCAATGTCTCACTGGCTAAGGGTGGACGTGATCGG GTGCTGATGTATGGACAGCCGTACCGCGTTACCTTAGAGCTTGAGCTGCCAGAGTCTCCTGTGAATCAAGATTTGGGCATGTTCTTGGTCACCATTTCATGCTACACCAGAGGCGGCCGAATCATCTCCACCTCTTCCCGCTCC GTGATGCTGCATTACCGTTCAAACCTGCTCCAGATGCTTGACACACTGGTCTTCTCTAGCCTCCTGCTGTTTGGCTTTGCAGAGCAGAAGCAGGTCCTGGAGGTGGAGCTGTACCCAGAATACAGGGAGAACTCG TATGTGCCGACCACCGGAGCCGTCATCGAGATCCACAGCAAGCGCGTCCAGCTGTACGGAGCCTACCTCCGCATCCACGCCCACTTCACTGGGCTCAG GTACCTGCTGTACAACTTCCCGATGACCTGCGCTTTCGTTGGCGTCGCCAGCAACTTCACCTTCCTCAGCGTCATCGTGCTGTTCAGCTACATGCAGTGGGTGTGGCGGGGCATCTGGCCCCGACACCGCCTCTCTCTGCAG GTAAACATCCGAAACAGAGACAGGTCCCACAAGGAAGTCCAGCGGAGGATCTCTGCCCATCAGCCAGG AGGCACAGGGCCCCAAGGCCAGGAGGAGTCCACTCAGCTGTCACCCATTACAGAGGATCGTGAGAGCCGTGCAGATCCCTCGGAGCCAG AAGGCCAGCTGTCTGAGGAGGAGAAACCAGATCAACAGCCCCTGAGTGGCGAGGAGGAGCTAGAGCCCGAGGCCAGTGACG GTTCAGGCTCCTGGGAAGATGCAGCTCTGCTGACGGAGGCCAACCTGCCTGTTTCTGCCCCTGCCCTTGCCCCGGAAACCGTGGGCAGCTCTGAACCCTCCACAGGCACTGTCCGACAGCGCCCCATTTGCTCTAGTTCCTGA
- the LRRN4CL gene encoding LRRN4 C-terminal-like protein, with product MPGNPRLLWLLAVTFSLVPRAQPLAGDAEEEEQDETPLPAVPCDYDRCRHLQVPCQELQRAGPTTCLCPGLSSATQPPDPPRLGEVRMEAEAGRAVVHWCAPFSPVHQYWLLLWEGAGAPQKGPPLNSTVRRAELKGLKPGGAYVVCVVAANAAGESSVPGAEGLDGAGGPAFGPCGRLTVLPRPLTLLHGAVGVGSALALLSCSALVWHFCLRERWGCPRRGRPSGAGL from the coding sequence ATGCCGGGAAATCCCCGCCTTCTGTGGCTCCTGGCTGTCACCTTCTCCTTGGTTCCCAGAGCGCAGCCCTTGGCGGGAGACGCGGAAGAAGAGGAGCAAGATGAGACACCTCTGCCGGCTGTCCCCTGCGACTACGACCGCTGCCGCCACCTGCAGGTGCCCTGCCAGGAGCTGCAGAGGGCCGGCCCGACGACGTGCCTGTGCCCTGGCCTCTCCAGCGCCACACAGCCGCCCGACCCGCCACGCCTGGGGGAAGTGCGCATGGAGGCCGAGGCGGGCCGCGCCGTGGTGCACTGGTGCGCCCCCTTCTCCCCGGTCCACCAGTACTGGCTGCTGCTTTGGGAAGGCGCCGGGGCTCCGCAGAAGGGGCCTCCCCTCAACTCGACGGTCCGCCGAGCGGAGCTGAAGGGCCTGAAGCCCGGGGGCGCATACGTCGTCTGCGTGGTGGCCGCCAACGCGGCCGGGGAGAGCAGCGTGCCCGGGGCCGAGGGCCTCGACGGCGCGGGCGGCCCCGCCTTCGGGCCCTGCGGCCGGCTGACTGTGCTGCCGAGGCCACTCACGCTGCTGCACGGGGCCGTGGGCGTGGGCTCGGCGCTGGCCCTGCTCAGCTGCTCCGCCCTGGTCTGGCACTTCTGCCTGCGCGAGCGCTGGGGCTGCCCCCGCCGAGGCCGCCCGAGCGGCGCGGGACTCTGA
- the BSCL2 gene encoding seipin isoform X2: MSYRYQLLDHHFNVLATSTRAEDPGAARSIRKMSKEMADQREEGAAGERVACRDQIKGSDKDEEPPAASSHGQGWRPGGRAPRNSRPEPGARPPALPIMVNDPPVPALLWAQEMGHVLAGRARKLLLQFGVLFCTILLLLWVSVFLYGSFYYSYMPTVSHLSPVHFYYRTDCDSSASLLCSFPVANVSLAKGGRDRVLMYGQPYRVTLELELPESPVNQDLGMFLVTISCYTRGGRIISTSSRSVMLHYRSNLLQMLDTLVFSSLLLFGFAEQKQVLEVELYPEYRENSYVPTTGAVIEIHSKRVQLYGAYLRIHAHFTGLRYLLYNFPMTCAFVGVASNFTFLSVIVLFSYMQWVWRGIWPRHRLSLQVNIRNRDRSHKEVQRRISAHQPGPQGQEESTQLSPITEDRESRADPSEPEGQLSEEEKPDQQPLSGEEELEPEASDGSGSWEDAALLTEANLPVSAPALAPETVGSSEPSTGTVRQRPICSSS; the protein is encoded by the exons ATGAGCTACAGGTATCAGCTTCTAGATCACCACTTTAACGTTCTAGCTACAAGTACTCGAGCAGAAGATCCAGGGGCAGCGAGGTCCATCAGGAAGATGTCTAAAGAAATGGCAGACCAAAGAGAAGAAGGAGCAGCTGGGGAAAGAGTGGCATGCAGAGATCAGATCAAAGGATCGGACAAAGACGAG GAACCACCAGCTGCTTCATCCCATGGCCAGGGGTGGCGTCCAGGTGGCAGAGCACCTAGGAACTCAAGGCCTGAACCCGGGGCCAGACCCCCTGCACTCCCCATCATGGTCAATGACCCACCAGTACCTGCCTTACTGTGGGCCCAGGAGATGGGCCACGTCCTGGCAGGCCGTGCCCGCAAGCTGCTCCTGCAGTTCGGGGTGCTCTTCTGTACCATCCTGCTCCTGCTCTGGGTGTCTGTCTTCCTCTATGGCTCCTTCTACTATTCCTACATGCCGACAGTCAGCCACCTCAGCCCCGTGCATTTCTACTACAG GACCGACTGTGATTCCTCCGCCTCCTTACTCTGCTCCTTCCCTGTTGCCAATGTCTCACTGGCTAAGGGTGGACGTGATCGG GTGCTGATGTATGGACAGCCGTACCGCGTTACCTTAGAGCTTGAGCTGCCAGAGTCTCCTGTGAATCAAGATTTGGGCATGTTCTTGGTCACCATTTCATGCTACACCAGAGGCGGCCGAATCATCTCCACCTCTTCCCGCTCC GTGATGCTGCATTACCGTTCAAACCTGCTCCAGATGCTTGACACACTGGTCTTCTCTAGCCTCCTGCTGTTTGGCTTTGCAGAGCAGAAGCAGGTCCTGGAGGTGGAGCTGTACCCAGAATACAGGGAGAACTCG TATGTGCCGACCACCGGAGCCGTCATCGAGATCCACAGCAAGCGCGTCCAGCTGTACGGAGCCTACCTCCGCATCCACGCCCACTTCACTGGGCTCAG GTACCTGCTGTACAACTTCCCGATGACCTGCGCTTTCGTTGGCGTCGCCAGCAACTTCACCTTCCTCAGCGTCATCGTGCTGTTCAGCTACATGCAGTGGGTGTGGCGGGGCATCTGGCCCCGACACCGCCTCTCTCTGCAG GTAAACATCCGAAACAGAGACAGGTCCCACAAGGAAGTCCAGCGGAGGATCTCTGCCCATCAGCCAG GGCCCCAAGGCCAGGAGGAGTCCACTCAGCTGTCACCCATTACAGAGGATCGTGAGAGCCGTGCAGATCCCTCGGAGCCAG AAGGCCAGCTGTCTGAGGAGGAGAAACCAGATCAACAGCCCCTGAGTGGCGAGGAGGAGCTAGAGCCCGAGGCCAGTGACG GTTCAGGCTCCTGGGAAGATGCAGCTCTGCTGACGGAGGCCAACCTGCCTGTTTCTGCCCCTGCCCTTGCCCCGGAAACCGTGGGCAGCTCTGAACCCTCCACAGGCACTGTCCGACAGCGCCCCATTTGCTCTAGTTCCTGA
- the GNG3 gene encoding guanine nucleotide-binding protein G(I)/G(S)/G(O) subunit gamma-3 — protein MKGETPVNSTMSIGQARKMVEQLKIEASLCRIKVSKAAADLMTYCDAHACEDPLITPVPTSENPFREKKFFCALL, from the exons ATGAAAGGGGAGACCCCTGTGAACAGCACTATGAGTATTGGGCAAGCCCGCAAGATGGTGGAACAGCTTAAGATTGAAGCCAGCTTGTGCCGGATAAAG GTGTCCAAGGCAGCAGCAGACCTGATGACTTATTGCGATGCCCACGCCTGTGAGGATCCCCTCATCACCCCTGTGCCCACTTCGGAGAACCCTTTCCGGGAGAAGAAATTCTTCTGTGCCCTCCTTTGA
- the BSCL2 gene encoding seipin isoform X1: MSYRYQLLDHHFNVLATSTRAEDPGAARSIRKMSKEMADQREEGAAGERVACRDQIKGSDKDEEPPAASSHGQGWRPGGRAPRNSRPEPGARPPALPIMVNDPPVPALLWAQEMGHVLAGRARKLLLQFGVLFCTILLLLWVSVFLYGSFYYSYMPTVSHLSPVHFYYRTDCDSSASLLCSFPVANVSLAKGGRDRVLMYGQPYRVTLELELPESPVNQDLGMFLVTISCYTRGGRIISTSSRSVMLHYRSNLLQMLDTLVFSSLLLFGFAEQKQVLEVELYPEYRENSYVPTTGAVIEIHSKRVQLYGAYLRIHAHFTGLRYLLYNFPMTCAFVGVASNFTFLSVIVLFSYMQWVWRGIWPRHRLSLQVNIRNRDRSHKEVQRRISAHQPGTGPQGQEESTQLSPITEDRESRADPSEPEGQLSEEEKPDQQPLSGEEELEPEASDGSGSWEDAALLTEANLPVSAPALAPETVGSSEPSTGTVRQRPICSSS, encoded by the exons ATGAGCTACAGGTATCAGCTTCTAGATCACCACTTTAACGTTCTAGCTACAAGTACTCGAGCAGAAGATCCAGGGGCAGCGAGGTCCATCAGGAAGATGTCTAAAGAAATGGCAGACCAAAGAGAAGAAGGAGCAGCTGGGGAAAGAGTGGCATGCAGAGATCAGATCAAAGGATCGGACAAAGACGAG GAACCACCAGCTGCTTCATCCCATGGCCAGGGGTGGCGTCCAGGTGGCAGAGCACCTAGGAACTCAAGGCCTGAACCCGGGGCCAGACCCCCTGCACTCCCCATCATGGTCAATGACCCACCAGTACCTGCCTTACTGTGGGCCCAGGAGATGGGCCACGTCCTGGCAGGCCGTGCCCGCAAGCTGCTCCTGCAGTTCGGGGTGCTCTTCTGTACCATCCTGCTCCTGCTCTGGGTGTCTGTCTTCCTCTATGGCTCCTTCTACTATTCCTACATGCCGACAGTCAGCCACCTCAGCCCCGTGCATTTCTACTACAG GACCGACTGTGATTCCTCCGCCTCCTTACTCTGCTCCTTCCCTGTTGCCAATGTCTCACTGGCTAAGGGTGGACGTGATCGG GTGCTGATGTATGGACAGCCGTACCGCGTTACCTTAGAGCTTGAGCTGCCAGAGTCTCCTGTGAATCAAGATTTGGGCATGTTCTTGGTCACCATTTCATGCTACACCAGAGGCGGCCGAATCATCTCCACCTCTTCCCGCTCC GTGATGCTGCATTACCGTTCAAACCTGCTCCAGATGCTTGACACACTGGTCTTCTCTAGCCTCCTGCTGTTTGGCTTTGCAGAGCAGAAGCAGGTCCTGGAGGTGGAGCTGTACCCAGAATACAGGGAGAACTCG TATGTGCCGACCACCGGAGCCGTCATCGAGATCCACAGCAAGCGCGTCCAGCTGTACGGAGCCTACCTCCGCATCCACGCCCACTTCACTGGGCTCAG GTACCTGCTGTACAACTTCCCGATGACCTGCGCTTTCGTTGGCGTCGCCAGCAACTTCACCTTCCTCAGCGTCATCGTGCTGTTCAGCTACATGCAGTGGGTGTGGCGGGGCATCTGGCCCCGACACCGCCTCTCTCTGCAG GTAAACATCCGAAACAGAGACAGGTCCCACAAGGAAGTCCAGCGGAGGATCTCTGCCCATCAGCCAG GCACAGGGCCCCAAGGCCAGGAGGAGTCCACTCAGCTGTCACCCATTACAGAGGATCGTGAGAGCCGTGCAGATCCCTCGGAGCCAG AAGGCCAGCTGTCTGAGGAGGAGAAACCAGATCAACAGCCCCTGAGTGGCGAGGAGGAGCTAGAGCCCGAGGCCAGTGACG GTTCAGGCTCCTGGGAAGATGCAGCTCTGCTGACGGAGGCCAACCTGCCTGTTTCTGCCCCTGCCCTTGCCCCGGAAACCGTGGGCAGCTCTGAACCCTCCACAGGCACTGTCCGACAGCGCCCCATTTGCTCTAGTTCCTGA